Proteins encoded together in one Deinococcus irradiatisoli window:
- the tilS gene encoding tRNA lysidine(34) synthetase TilS, protein MSVFTPLLTPLRPYAGAALVVGVSGGADSVALLRSLLLVGARPVVAHLDHQLRSESADDAGWVRVLCAELGVDCAVERAPVAQVAARRGWSTEEAARRLRYAFLARVAKQRGLNLILTAHTRRDVAETVLWQLLRGEAVLNGIAPERGALRRPWLDVTREQIEAALGVWQQPWREDESNADTRYTRNWLRAEVLPLLRSRFPGLDAGLRRLARHQAEDNAALAEVARRLTPHASRRGQPEAVLRRSVRAGLQAAGLPFHASHLDLLAAALKAGQTRHLTLPGGQEVSVVGGAFPYLRLAEPREPWPRPTFDPPADWVLRHRQDGDRLRLGGGERKLSDVLGDLKVPRAERDRLWLLARGQQVQWLGTRPPLWAPGAREQVGWAAPTGTEAAEEADEHFMHLALQQAQRAAEAGEVPVGAVIVCGGEVVASAHNRSRELGDMTRHAELDALRQAARVVGPYLSNCTLYVTLEPCPMCLGAMLESRLKRVVYGARNPRAGALGGVTDLLAQTWGPQLHVTPGVQAARSARLLRSTFAQFRSAERPAAGAGEEQS, encoded by the coding sequence ATGTCTGTGTTCACGCCCCTGCTCACGCCGCTGCGCCCGTATGCCGGCGCCGCGCTGGTGGTGGGCGTTTCCGGCGGGGCCGACAGCGTGGCGCTGCTGCGCTCGCTGCTGCTCGTCGGGGCCCGGCCGGTGGTGGCGCACCTCGACCACCAGTTGCGGTCCGAATCGGCCGACGACGCCGGGTGGGTGCGGGTGCTGTGCGCCGAACTCGGGGTGGACTGCGCCGTGGAGCGCGCGCCGGTGGCGCAGGTGGCGGCCCGGCGCGGCTGGAGCACCGAGGAAGCGGCCCGACGCCTGCGCTACGCTTTTCTGGCCCGCGTCGCCAAGCAGCGCGGCCTGAACCTGATCCTGACCGCCCATACCCGGCGCGATGTGGCCGAGACGGTGCTGTGGCAGCTGCTTCGCGGCGAGGCGGTTCTGAACGGCATTGCGCCGGAGCGCGGAGCACTGCGCCGGCCCTGGCTGGACGTGACCCGCGAGCAGATTGAAGCGGCGCTGGGCGTTTGGCAGCAGCCCTGGCGAGAAGACGAGAGCAACGCCGACACCCGCTACACCCGCAACTGGCTGCGGGCCGAGGTGCTGCCGCTGCTGCGCTCGCGTTTTCCGGGCCTCGACGCTGGGCTGCGGCGGCTGGCGCGCCACCAGGCCGAGGACAATGCGGCCCTTGCTGAAGTGGCCCGTCGCCTGACGCCGCACGCTTCGCGCCGGGGTCAGCCCGAGGCGGTGCTGCGGCGGTCGGTGCGCGCCGGGTTGCAGGCGGCGGGCCTGCCGTTTCACGCTTCCCACCTTGATCTGCTCGCCGCTGCGCTGAAGGCGGGCCAGACCCGGCACCTGACCCTGCCCGGCGGGCAGGAGGTCAGTGTGGTCGGCGGCGCCTTTCCTTACCTGCGGCTGGCCGAGCCGCGAGAGCCATGGCCGCGCCCCACCTTTGATCCTCCGGCAGACTGGGTGCTGCGGCACCGCCAGGACGGCGACCGCCTGCGCCTCGGCGGCGGTGAGCGCAAACTCAGCGACGTGCTGGGCGACCTCAAGGTGCCGCGCGCCGAGCGCGACCGGCTGTGGCTGCTCGCCCGCGGCCAGCAGGTGCAGTGGCTGGGCACCCGGCCGCCGCTGTGGGCGCCGGGGGCCCGCGAGCAGGTGGGGTGGGCCGCACCCACCGGCACCGAAGCCGCTGAAGAAGCCGACGAGCACTTCATGCATCTGGCCCTGCAGCAGGCCCAGCGGGCTGCCGAAGCCGGCGAGGTGCCGGTCGGCGCGGTGATCGTCTGCGGCGGCGAGGTGGTGGCCTCGGCGCACAACCGCAGCCGCGAACTCGGCGATATGACCCGGCACGCCGAGCTGGACGCGCTGCGGCAGGCCGCCCGGGTGGTGGGGCCGTACCTGAGCAATTGCACCCTGTATGTGACCCTGGAACCCTGCCCGATGTGCCTGGGGGCCATGCTGGAGTCGCGCCTGAAGCGGGTGGTCTACGGTGCCCGGAATCCGCGCGCCGGGGCACTGGGCGGCGTCACCGACCTGCTGGCGCAGACCTGGGGGCCGCAGCTGCACGTCACGCCGGGGGTGCAGGCGGCGCGCTCGGCGCGGCTGCTGCGCTCGACGTTCGCGCAGTTTCGCTCGGCCGAGCGCCCGGCCGCCGGTGCCGGGGAAGAGCAATCCTGA
- a CDS encoding peroxiredoxin, translating to MVLRIGQAAPPFETVSDDGQRLSLAALRGQWVVLYFFRRALSPGCSLQARQFEQALGEFRQLGAQVIGVSSDTEARQALFRETCQLHFPLLPDSERQIGKAYGAAGGPWNWPGTGRRCTYLITPQGQVAQVWRRVNPAQHAAKVLRELSRQRALGGA from the coding sequence ATGGTTCTTCGTATCGGCCAAGCAGCGCCCCCTTTCGAGACGGTCAGCGACGACGGCCAGCGGCTTTCGCTGGCGGCGCTGCGGGGACAGTGGGTGGTGCTGTACTTCTTCCGGCGGGCGCTCTCGCCGGGATGCAGCTTGCAAGCCCGGCAATTCGAACAGGCGCTCGGCGAGTTCCGGCAGCTGGGCGCCCAGGTGATCGGCGTCAGCAGCGACACCGAAGCGCGCCAGGCGCTGTTTCGTGAGACCTGTCAGCTGCATTTTCCCCTGCTGCCGGATTCCGAACGGCAGATCGGCAAGGCCTACGGCGCGGCGGGCGGCCCCTGGAACTGGCCGGGAACGGGCCGGCGCTGCACCTACCTGATCACGCCGCAGGGGCAGGTGGCGCAGGTGTGGCGACGCGTCAACCCAGCCCAGCACGCCGCCAAGGTGCTGCGTGAACTCTCGCGGCAGCGCGCCCTCGGCGGGGCCTAG
- a CDS encoding UbiA family prenyltransferase — translation MSRLQPRPLTLSTLPLRRVVLVSRPALWINTLGVALTGLWLSGQLWNTGAAWLTLLAYLTLPFNALIYGLNDVSDMAEDARSERKGGWQGARLRPHEAGSLLWSVAALNVPFLLALSWLLPPAAYLTLLLSAALFAGYSLRPLRFKTRPFLDGLSNVAYALPLLVPALMLGAPVPLLAFAALCAYAVGKHAFDAVQDIPADVAAGTTTVATRLGAGGSAGYALGWFGLSGALLWPLSPLSSAALWLVCGGMALKLRRQPTPAQAARLYALSIVSPWIVGAVSGVQLVYVLAQ, via the coding sequence GTGGATCAACACGCTGGGGGTGGCCCTCACCGGGCTGTGGCTCTCGGGGCAGCTGTGGAACACCGGAGCCGCCTGGCTCACCTTGCTGGCTTACCTGACCTTGCCGTTCAATGCGCTGATCTACGGCCTCAACGACGTTTCCGACATGGCCGAGGACGCCCGCAGCGAGCGCAAGGGCGGCTGGCAGGGCGCCCGTTTGCGGCCCCACGAGGCCGGCAGCTTGCTGTGGAGCGTCGCGGCGCTGAACGTGCCGTTTCTGCTGGCGCTCTCCTGGCTGCTGCCGCCCGCTGCCTACCTGACGCTGCTGCTCTCGGCGGCCCTCTTTGCCGGTTACAGTCTGCGGCCGCTGCGCTTCAAGACCCGGCCCTTTCTTGACGGCCTGTCGAACGTCGCCTACGCCCTGCCGCTGCTCGTCCCGGCCCTGATGCTGGGCGCGCCGGTTCCGCTGCTGGCCTTCGCCGCACTGTGCGCCTACGCGGTGGGCAAGCACGCCTTCGACGCGGTGCAGGACATTCCCGCCGACGTGGCCGCCGGCACCACCACCGTGGCGACCCGGCTGGGGGCCGGGGGCAGCGCCGGCTACGCCCTGGGCTGGTTCGGGCTCTCCGGCGCGCTGCTGTGGCCGCTCAGCCCGCTCAGCAGCGCCGCGCTGTGGCTGGTGTGCGGCGGCATGGCCCTCAAGCTGCGCCGTCAGCCCACCCCCGCGCAGGCGGCCCGGCTGTATGCGCTGAGCATCGTCTCGCCGTGGATCGTGGGAGCGGTCAGCGGCGTGCAACTCGTCTACGTTCTGGCCCAGTGA
- a CDS encoding class I SAM-dependent rRNA methyltransferase: protein MNVKIKTQALRRLRGRYPFGHAGDLLSAESGALPGSVVDVRGEDGSFVGRGYFNAQGATPLRMLTLEREEINEAFYRRRIREALARREGRIHGTNALRVLHAEADGLPGVVADQFGDVLAVQLRNAGTERHRELILGALKKETGASAAYERSDTGERRKEGLDLRTGVLWGEVPARIHFFEDELDLFFDWQDAQKTGFFLDQRDNRRMMAELVESGQAFLDVYSYTGGFSLHAARRGAATVAVDKDAHALGTLEAVARANKLNAGARLGDALEVLAQLEREKRRFDVAVLDPPTLAKRRDDVPNAKRIFTDGAARALRMLNAGGHLLISTCAHYLRVDDLLDAARVAAGEAGAAAQVVAVTYQPADHPFMLAVPESLYLKSVLLKKE, encoded by the coding sequence ATGAACGTCAAGATCAAGACCCAGGCGCTGCGGCGCTTACGCGGCCGCTACCCGTTCGGGCACGCGGGCGACCTCCTCAGCGCCGAGAGCGGCGCCCTGCCCGGCAGCGTGGTGGATGTGCGCGGCGAGGACGGCAGCTTCGTGGGACGCGGCTACTTCAATGCCCAGGGCGCCACGCCGCTGCGGATGCTGACTTTGGAGCGCGAGGAAATCAACGAGGCGTTTTACCGCCGCCGCATCCGCGAAGCGCTCGCGCGCCGCGAAGGCCGCATTCACGGCACCAATGCCCTGCGGGTGCTGCATGCCGAGGCCGACGGCCTGCCGGGCGTGGTGGCCGACCAGTTCGGCGACGTTTTGGCAGTGCAGCTTCGCAACGCCGGCACCGAGCGCCACCGCGAACTGATTCTCGGGGCCCTGAAAAAGGAAACCGGGGCCAGCGCCGCCTACGAGCGCAGCGACACCGGCGAGCGCCGCAAGGAGGGCCTGGACCTGCGCACCGGCGTGCTGTGGGGCGAGGTGCCCGCGCGGATCCACTTTTTCGAGGATGAGCTGGACCTGTTCTTCGACTGGCAAGACGCCCAGAAGACCGGCTTTTTCCTCGACCAGCGCGACAACCGCCGGATGATGGCCGAACTCGTCGAGAGCGGGCAGGCGTTTCTCGACGTCTACTCGTACACCGGGGGCTTCAGCCTGCACGCCGCCCGCCGGGGTGCGGCGACGGTGGCGGTCGACAAGGACGCCCACGCGCTGGGCACCCTCGAAGCGGTGGCGCGCGCCAACAAACTCAATGCCGGTGCCCGGCTCGGCGATGCGCTGGAGGTGCTGGCCCAGCTGGAGCGCGAAAAGCGCCGCTTCGACGTGGCGGTGCTCGACCCGCCGACCCTCGCCAAGCGCCGCGACGACGTGCCCAACGCCAAACGCATCTTCACCGACGGCGCGGCGCGCGCCCTCCGGATGCTGAATGCCGGCGGTCACCTCCTGATCTCCACCTGCGCCCATTACCTGAGGGTCGACGACCTGCTCGACGCGGCGCGGGTGGCTGCCGGCGAGGCCGGCGCGGCGGCCCAGGTCGTGGCGGTGACCTACCAGCCGGCCGACCACCCCTTCATGCTGGCGGTGCCGGAGAGCCTGTACCTCAAGAGCGTGCTGCTGAAAAAAGAGTAG
- a CDS encoding HD-GYP domain-containing protein has translation MTAPAAPSGVPLMLTSLAAAGLAGYGVVLNNTSLIVGMTVLCAALTQRLGGLWRWLPIVVYALAFTASLALSKARPELWSLVGALALILGLGLLSIREGARGRETEWLRGTVQALEEGSVKLGEARDAESIIRAGIVILQNLKVAPHFALVAYRRGTPMILAARGAFEPFIEQPIVPGDNDSRSVQADHWVAEEVLALLKRPQRRAQLVVNIYGRATQHLGLILLTREDRDFGADEKSVVESFARFLGAQLGQVYAIRELRDANDLTLRALGAALEHRDDDTGGHTQRVVTLSLRLAARLGWDDERLKAVRWGAYLHDLGKIAVPDAILHKRGALDANERASMQRHATIGYDMLQDLHFLPAETLDLVRYHHERWDGGGYPSGLRGQDIPDAARLFSIIDVYDALVNARPYKPAWTRERSLQELRRQAGSQFDPQFVEAFLRMMSEQDDAKLVR, from the coding sequence GTGACCGCACCTGCTGCCCCCTCCGGGGTTCCTTTGATGTTGACCTCGCTCGCGGCGGCAGGATTGGCCGGATACGGCGTGGTGCTGAACAACACCTCGCTGATCGTCGGCATGACGGTCTTGTGCGCGGCCCTGACGCAGCGCCTGGGCGGGTTGTGGCGCTGGCTGCCGATCGTCGTCTACGCGCTGGCCTTCACCGCTTCGCTGGCGCTGAGCAAGGCCAGACCGGAGCTCTGGAGCCTGGTGGGCGCGCTGGCGCTGATTCTGGGGCTGGGCCTGCTCTCGATCCGAGAAGGGGCCAGGGGCCGCGAAACCGAGTGGCTGCGCGGCACGGTCCAGGCGCTGGAAGAAGGCAGCGTCAAGCTCGGCGAGGCCCGCGACGCCGAATCGATCATCCGCGCCGGCATCGTGATTCTGCAGAACCTGAAGGTGGCGCCGCACTTCGCGCTGGTGGCCTACCGGCGCGGCACGCCGATGATTCTGGCCGCGCGCGGGGCGTTCGAGCCGTTTATCGAGCAGCCGATCGTGCCGGGCGACAACGACAGCCGCAGCGTGCAGGCCGACCACTGGGTGGCCGAGGAAGTGCTCGCGCTGCTCAAGCGCCCGCAGCGTAGGGCTCAGCTGGTGGTCAACATCTACGGCCGCGCCACTCAGCACCTCGGCTTGATTTTGCTCACCCGCGAGGACCGCGACTTCGGCGCTGACGAGAAATCGGTGGTGGAGTCCTTCGCTCGCTTCCTGGGCGCGCAGCTGGGGCAGGTCTACGCCATCCGGGAACTGCGCGACGCCAACGACCTGACCCTGCGGGCGCTGGGCGCGGCCCTGGAGCACCGCGACGACGACACCGGCGGCCATACCCAGCGGGTCGTGACCCTCAGCCTGCGGCTGGCCGCCCGGCTCGGCTGGGACGACGAGCGCCTCAAGGCGGTGCGTTGGGGCGCCTACCTGCACGATCTGGGCAAGATCGCGGTGCCGGATGCGATTTTGCACAAGCGGGGCGCGCTCGACGCCAACGAGCGCGCCTCGATGCAGCGCCACGCCACCATCGGTTACGACATGTTGCAGGACTTGCACTTTCTGCCGGCCGAGACGCTCGATCTGGTGCGCTACCACCACGAGCGCTGGGACGGCGGCGGCTATCCCAGCGGGCTGCGCGGCCAGGACATCCCCGACGCCGCGCGCCTGTTCTCGATCATCGACGTGTACGACGCGCTGGTGAATGCCCGGCCCTACAAACCCGCCTGGACCCGTGAACGTAGTTTGCAGGAACTGCGCCGCCAGGCCGGCAGCCAGTTCGATCCGCAGTTCGTGGAAGCCTTCCTGAGGATGATGTCCGAGCAGGACGACGCCAAACTGGTGCGCTGA
- a CDS encoding DEAD/DEAH box helicase, with amino-acid sequence MQFSELINPVIAGRLAAQGITEATPIQAESLPHTLQGRDLIGRARTGTGKTLAFALPIIQSLEPSRQRGRTPRALIMAPTRELAKQVAEHFNKTAGELEVLTIYGGAAYGPQEKALSRGVDIVVGTPGRIIDHIERGNLVLDMVQFVVLDEADEMLSVGFADAIEEILKSTPPERQTMLFSATLTNDILRIARNYQRDPVKVDMVGEGKSQAAQSVEHLKIRVGRTRTRLLADLLTVYNPERAIIFTRTKREVDELAMELIHRGLEAEALHGDLAQSQRERALGAFRAGRVRVLVATDVAARGLDIPEVDLVVQYHLPQDHESYVHRSGRTGRAGRTGTAIVMYGDREQRDLRNLEHATGVHFQERSHPTPKEVRDASARTAADQVRNVGAEFAEPFQAEAERLFSELGLEGLARALARIAGAVQPARTVSLLSGEEGQVTVMLHGQRMSVARTVALIARSTDIDSRALGKVRLAEEGAVADIPSELVQKLLAASPLDGQVEVSVPDELPALLEAPQRDRFSDNRSSGGGGGYRGGGRQGGGRYSNDRGGSGGGYRGRSARSDDFGSREFVPSGPERGNRDRR; translated from the coding sequence ATGCAATTCAGTGAACTGATCAACCCCGTCATTGCCGGGCGCCTTGCGGCGCAGGGCATCACCGAAGCCACCCCCATCCAGGCCGAGAGCCTGCCGCATACCCTGCAGGGCCGCGACCTGATCGGGCGCGCCCGCACCGGCACCGGCAAGACGCTGGCCTTCGCGCTGCCGATCATCCAGAGCCTGGAACCCAGCCGTCAGCGCGGCCGCACCCCCCGCGCGCTGATCATGGCGCCCACCCGCGAACTCGCCAAGCAGGTCGCCGAGCACTTCAACAAAACGGCCGGCGAACTCGAAGTGCTGACCATCTACGGCGGCGCCGCCTACGGCCCGCAGGAAAAAGCGCTGTCGCGCGGCGTGGACATCGTCGTCGGCACGCCGGGACGCATCATCGACCACATCGAGCGCGGCAACCTGGTGCTCGACATGGTGCAGTTCGTGGTGCTCGACGAGGCCGACGAGATGCTCAGCGTGGGCTTTGCCGACGCCATCGAGGAAATCCTCAAGTCCACCCCGCCGGAGCGCCAGACCATGCTGTTCAGCGCCACGCTGACCAACGACATCCTGCGTATCGCCCGCAACTACCAGCGCGACCCGGTCAAGGTGGACATGGTGGGCGAGGGCAAGAGCCAGGCCGCCCAGAGCGTCGAGCACCTCAAGATCCGGGTGGGGCGCACCCGCACCCGCCTCTTGGCCGACCTGCTCACCGTCTACAACCCCGAGCGCGCCATCATCTTCACCCGCACCAAGCGCGAAGTGGACGAACTGGCGATGGAACTCATCCACCGCGGCCTGGAAGCCGAGGCGCTGCACGGCGACCTGGCGCAGAGCCAGCGTGAACGCGCCCTGGGCGCCTTCCGCGCCGGACGGGTGCGGGTGCTGGTCGCCACCGACGTGGCCGCGCGCGGCCTGGACATCCCCGAGGTCGATCTGGTGGTGCAGTACCACCTCCCGCAGGACCACGAGAGCTACGTGCACCGCTCGGGCCGCACCGGCCGCGCCGGGCGCACCGGCACCGCCATCGTGATGTACGGCGACCGCGAGCAGCGCGACCTGCGCAACCTGGAGCACGCCACCGGCGTTCACTTCCAGGAGCGCAGCCACCCCACCCCCAAGGAAGTGCGTGACGCCTCGGCCCGCACCGCCGCCGATCAGGTCCGCAACGTCGGTGCCGAATTCGCCGAACCGTTCCAGGCCGAAGCGGAGCGCCTCTTCAGCGAACTGGGCCTGGAAGGGCTGGCCCGCGCCCTGGCCCGCATCGCCGGCGCGGTGCAGCCGGCCCGCACCGTCAGCCTGCTCAGCGGCGAGGAAGGCCAGGTCACCGTGATGCTGCACGGCCAGCGCATGAGCGTGGCGCGCACCGTGGCGCTGATCGCCCGCAGCACCGACATCGACAGCCGCGCCCTGGGCAAGGTGCGCCTCGCCGAGGAAGGCGCGGTGGCCGACATTCCCAGCGAACTGGTGCAGAAGCTGCTGGCCGCTTCGCCGCTCGACGGCCAGGTGGAAGTCAGCGTGCCCGACGAACTGCCGGCCCTGCTCGAAGCGCCGCAGCGCGACCGCTTCAGTGACAACCGCAGCAGCGGCGGCGGTGGCGGCTACCGTGGCGGCGGCCGTCAGGGTGGCGGACGCTACAGCAACGACCGTGGGGGCAGCGGCGGCGGCTACCGGGGACGCAGCGCCCGCAGCGACGACTTCGGCAGCCGCGAGTTCGTGCCGAGCGGCCCGGAGCGCGGCAACCGCGATCGCCGCTAA
- a CDS encoding phytoene desaturase family protein gives MTRPGSVGILGGGLAGLSLAALLGAAGHPVTVYEAGDLGGKLYKLHLVGLDFSTGPSLFTFPGVWRRYLAALSEADHLDLRPLPGGLGLHHTPYGALPLPLPPEHPLFAEWQRYVARVQPLRPHVETLLTIPPRLTDPVFLRASAALGRVIGPHLSAERWIAAQRFSPPLAHALRTHALNAGLSPQDAPALYALLPALIADEVSRPAGGMGALRSELVRFCLDRKVVLRARTPVLAVDAARAEVQLRRQHERHALLVSALDPARLAELRGQPVRSGRRRTVSGLAIYAVTAQPCDLPATSILPPSDFGVFRQALRAAALPPDTLALVHAEGRQRAVLLTVPATGQPLSPDHPWVRGQVGRVERSLGSAPLLDLAEATAFLGPDHYARLGTPGGSIYGAAYPLWRAGPVHPQPYRLSDTLWQVGTAVHPGGGIPAILGGALIVSRLLRERQA, from the coding sequence GTGACGCGCCCAGGGTCGGTCGGCATCCTGGGCGGCGGGCTGGCCGGATTGAGCCTGGCCGCGCTGTTGGGTGCGGCGGGCCACCCGGTCACGGTCTACGAAGCCGGCGATCTTGGCGGCAAGCTCTACAAATTGCACCTCGTCGGCCTCGACTTCAGCACCGGGCCGAGCCTGTTCACCTTTCCCGGCGTGTGGCGGCGTTACCTGGCGGCGCTGAGCGAAGCCGACCACCTGGACCTGCGCCCGCTGCCCGGCGGCCTGGGCCTGCACCACACGCCCTACGGCGCATTGCCGCTGCCGCTACCGCCGGAGCACCCTCTGTTCGCCGAGTGGCAGCGGTATGTCGCCAGGGTGCAGCCGCTGCGCCCCCACGTCGAGACGTTGCTGACCATCCCGCCGCGCCTGACGGACCCCGTTTTCCTGCGGGCGAGCGCGGCGCTGGGCCGGGTGATCGGTCCGCACCTCAGCGCCGAGCGCTGGATCGCCGCGCAACGCTTCTCGCCGCCGCTGGCCCACGCGCTGCGCACCCATGCTCTCAACGCCGGACTGAGCCCCCAGGACGCCCCGGCCCTTTACGCCCTGCTGCCGGCCCTGATCGCGGACGAGGTGTCGCGGCCCGCCGGGGGCATGGGCGCCCTGCGGAGCGAACTCGTTCGTTTTTGCCTGGACCGGAAGGTGGTGCTGCGCGCCCGTACGCCCGTGCTGGCCGTCGATGCTGCCCGTGCTGAGGTGCAACTGAGGCGCCAGCATGAACGCCACGCCCTGCTCGTCAGCGCCCTGGATCCGGCGCGGCTGGCCGAACTGCGTGGCCAGCCGGTCCGCAGCGGGCGGCGGCGCACCGTCAGCGGGCTGGCGATCTATGCGGTCACGGCGCAGCCTTGCGACCTGCCGGCCACCAGCATCCTTCCGCCCTCGGATTTCGGTGTGTTCCGTCAGGCCCTCCGCGCCGCCGCGCTGCCGCCCGACACGCTGGCCCTGGTGCACGCCGAGGGCCGCCAGCGGGCGGTGCTGCTCACCGTGCCGGCCACCGGGCAGCCGCTCTCGCCGGACCATCCCTGGGTGCGCGGTCAGGTGGGGCGGGTGGAACGCTCGCTGGGCAGTGCGCCGCTGCTCGACCTTGCCGAGGCGACCGCGTTTCTCGGTCCCGACCACTACGCGCGTCTGGGCACGCCGGGCGGCTCCATCTACGGCGCGGCGTACCCATTGTGGCGGGCCGGCCCGGTTCATCCGCAACCGTACCGCCTCTCGGACACGCTCTGGCAGGTCGGCACGGCGGTACATCCCGGCGGCGGTATCCCCGCCATCCTGGGTGGCGCGCTGATCGTGTCTCGCTTGCTGCGCGAACGGCAGGCATGA